A window of Mycolicibacterium holsaticum DSM 44478 = JCM 12374 genomic DNA:
GCCATCATCAGCCCGACCATCAGCATCTCGTTGTGCACACCGCCCATGAGATGGATGATCACCAGCGGGTTGAGCACGCAGATCCACAGCGCGGTGGCCCCGTCGGCACCGACATGGCGGGCGACCCGCGGGGCGGCCCAGATCAACAGCGCCAGGCCGGGCAACATGCACAGCCGCAACAGCATCGTGCCCGCGACGATGTCTTCGCCGACGACCCGGGTGACGAACTTGGCGATCAGGATGAACCCCGGCCCGTACGGCGCCGTCGTCGTCGTCCAGATCGGGCTCACGTTGTCCAGCAACGAATTCGGGTTGTCGACGGGGCCGACGGCGTAGGGGTCGAAGCCGTCGCGCAGCAGCGCGCCCTGCGCCAGGTACGAGTAGGTGTCCCTGCTGAACAGCGGAACGCTCAACAACAGCGGCGCCAGCCAGAACCCGGTCGTGGCGACCATCGTGTATTCGGTTGTGGTGCGCGCGATCACCCGGCGGCCCAGCCACAGCCACGCCGCCAGCATCACGGCCACCCCACCCCACATCAGCACCGACGACAGCACCAGCCCGTGGCCAAAGCGCAGCCAAGACAGATGCAGCGACTCCAGCAGCGGATCGTGCAGTCGGGTGCTGCCCGCGCCCAGCCCGCCCGCCGTGATCAGCACCGCACCCAGGAAACCCAGCAGGGCCGGCTGGGCCTGTGATGACATCGCGAACGTCGTCAGCCGTGAAATGTGGTGGGAGAGCCCGGCTCTGGGCGGGTGTGTCGGCGTCGGGGTCGTCATACTTCTAGGCTGACCGGTTCGCGGCCAATCTGGTGAGCTCGGACAGCCCGGCCTTGGCCTGCTCGTCGATCGGTGCTGCGTCGAGGATTTCCAGCGCCCGTTGGGTGAGCTCGTCGATGCGCTGCTCGACGGCGGCCAGCGCGCCGACCGACTCGATCATCTGGCACAGCTCCTTGACCGCCGCGTCGGACAGTTCGGTGCCGATGGCGGCCCGCAACCGTTCGGCCGCCGGGAGATCGTTCTTCTCGGCCAGCTCGATCGCCTCGGCCAACAGCACCGTGCGCTTGCCCGACCGCAGATCGTCACCTGACGGTTTCCCGGTGACGGCGGGATCGCCGAAAACGCCGAGGACGTCGTCGCGCAGCTGGAACGCGACGCCGAGATTGCTGCCCATCTCGTGGAAGGCGGCAAGCACGTCGGGCCGGTCGGCGGCCGCGGCGACGCCCAGCTGCAGCGGACGCGAGATCGTGTAGGAGGCGGTCTTGTAGATGTTGACCGTCATCGCCGACTCCACGGTGTCGGCGCCGCTGGCCTCGGCGACGATGTCGAGGTACTGGCCGACGAGCACCTCGGAGCGGATCGCGGCCCACACCTCGCGCACCCGGCCTTGCGCCTCAGCGGGCAGATCCGCGGTCGCGACGATGTCGTCGGCCCACACCAGCGCCAAGTCGCCGAGCAGGATGGCCGCCGACATCCCGAACTGTTCTGCCGGGCCGTGCCAGCCCTTCTCGCGGTGCCGGTCGGTGAACATCCGGTGCACCGTGGGCAGTCCGCGTCGGGTCGCCGAGGCGTCGATGACGTCGTCGTGCACCAGCGCGCAGGCATGCAGCAGTTCGAGCGCGGAGAACAGCCGCAGCACCGCGGGGTCAAGGGGGTCGTCGCGGTGATCGGCGACCGCGCGCCACCCCCAGTAGGCGAACGCCGGCCGCAGCCGCTTGCCGCCGCGCAGCACGAATTCCTCCAGCGCGGCGGTCAGTTCAGCGTAGGCAGCGCCCATGTACGCACCGTCGGCGGCGCGTTCGGCCAGCACCTCGCGTAGCTGTTCGGTGACCGCGCCGGCCAACTCGACCGCGGACGGTGCCGCTGTGTGCACGCTCAGAGGGTGCCCCTTTCGCTGTGCGTTCGACCGGCCCGAGATGCATTCAGAGTAGAGCCTGCAGCTGAGCAATAAGCAACTCAGGCGCGTCGCGCGGTGGCTACTGCGGGGGTTCGCCGACGCGGGGGGACTGGTCGCGGTTCGCATACGCCAGCGCGCCGATGATGCCGGCCACCACCAGCGAGCCCAACGCCAGCCAGATCGCCGCGCCCGTGAACGACCGCGCGCTGGGATCGGTGTAGCGCGCCTGGGCGTTCATCGTGCTGACCACGCCCGGGCGCAGTTTCCACTCGACGATGTCGGTGGAGACCTGCTCACCGTTGGTGGAGGTCACCTCGCCGGGAAACGACACGGACAACGACACGTCGGCATCGGGGTCGCTGAGCGAGGTGAGGTCGGCGCGGCCCTCGAGGATCACCAGGTCGCCTGCCCGGCGCAGCGAGATGTCGACGCCTGCCGCGTCGCGGTTCATGTTGGCCAGCTGCGGGAGTTCGGCGAAGGTCAGGTCGGAGAACACCGCCCGCGATCCGACGTAGTCGTCGCGGTCGTACTCGGAGACCGCCACCTTGTTGGCGAACGGCAGGTTGTTGAGCAGTTGGGGGCCCTTGTCGTCGGCGTTGCGGGCCTTGGCCGCCGCGACGATCTGCCCGGACACCCGGTCGTCGGGGGAGACGGTGAGCGACGCGCGGACCCGGACACAGCCCACGGCCGTCGGCAGCACCACGAGCGACAACATGACGATGGCGAGCAGCCGGGTTCTGCTGCGGCGTGTCAGGAGGGCCGGCACGTGGTCATCGTGCCAGACCGGAGCGCCTCGCCACGTCGCAACCGCATCAAAGCGGCAGCGAGCGCCCGAGGATCGCGAACGCCCGCGGATCGCCCGCGAAGTGGTAGCCGCGGATGACGTCGCTGAAGCCCAGCCGGCGATACAGCCGCCAGGCGCGGTTGGCCTCGCCGTTGATCTCCGGGGTGGACAACAGCACATGGGACTCGTCGCGGCCGGCGAGCAGCCTGCGCGCCAACGCCTCACCGAGCCCGCGGCCCTGAGCGCGCGGGTGGATGTGCAGTTCGGTGAGCTCGAAGTAGCTGCCCATCAGCTCGGAGATCCGCGAGCGATCCGCGCCCACCCGGTGCAGACCTGCCACGACCTGTTGCTGCCACCACTGGTCGGGGGCGCCGCAGTAGCCGTAGGCGACGCCCAGCATCGGCGCCGAGACCAGCGCGTCGGCACCTGCGTCGGCGCCGGGCCCGTCGTGGGCAGGGCCTTCCACCGCGGCGACGGCTTTCCAGCCCTGCCTGCGGGTGTGCTCCAGCCACATCGAAGCGCGTTGATCCTCGGTGCCGCGCGGATACCGCATGGCGTCGACGTATACGGCGAGCGCGTCGCCGAGCCGGCGTTGCATATCGCTCGGCGACAGATCGATGAGAAATGTCGCCAACTGTTATCGCCTCTCCGCGGGATGGGGTGGTGTCGTCCATTCCATTATTCGGTGAACATGCTGCTGCCTACCAGCGGTGGTGTCCGTCATACAATCGGGGATCCAAGTAGGTGGTACGGCTCAGATTGACCTCGTATCATGACTGTTAGGTGCCCGTTCATGCGGGTGCGCTCGTTTTTGAATTTTGAGTTGGCCGGGTCGGCCCCGGGTTTCGAGGGAGGGACGAATGCCACTCTCCGATCATGAGCAGCGCATGCTCGACCAGATCGAGAGCGCGCTCTATGCCGAGGACCCCAAGTTCGCGTCCAGCGTTCGTGGTGGAACTCTGCGGGCTCCCTCGGCGCGCCGCCGATTGCAGGGGGCCGCGCTTTTCGTGGTCGGGTTGGCGCTGCTGGTCTCCGGCGTGGCGTTTCCAGCCACCCAGATCAGCGGTTTTCCGATTCTCTCCGTGCTGGGCTTCATCGTGATGTTCGGCGGCGTGGTGTTCGCCATCACCGGCCCGCGAGTCGCCGGTGGCCGAGACCGTGCCCCCGAGGCGGGGGCGTCGCGCCAAAAGCGGGTCAAGGGCTCCGGCTCGTTCACCAGCCGGATGGAAGACCGCTTCCGCCGCCGTTTCGACGAGTAGCCGACACCGAACAAGGGGCGGCCCGCACGGGGCTGCCCCTTTTTTCGTGCCTGTGACGCTTCCCCCACCGCGCCCCACCACTGCGGCGCTGCCGAATTTGGCGTTCAGCGTCGTGGATCGGCCGGGGTGACAGCGCTGGACGCAATCTTGCGCTCAGCAGGCTGATTCACGACCAGCTCCCCACTTCACCCCACCGCTGTGAGCTGGTCTTTTGACCCCCGCCGGGTGTGCGCCGGGGGCGGTGGGTGGCGCACGGTGGGGACGCCGCGACATTGGCGCGTTGCATTGGGAGCAAAGTGGGGGATTGTGGGGTAAAGTGGCGGACAACGGAGCGACCGGGGCTCCGGGTGGCAGGGAGGTTGGCGAGATGTTTCTCGGCACCTACACGCCGAAGCTCGACGACAAGGGGCGGCTCACGCTGCCCGCCAAGTTCCGCGACGCGCTGGCAGGAGGGTTGATGGTCACCAAAAGCCAAGATCACAGCCTGGCCGTGTACCCGCGCGCCGAGTTCGAGAAGCTGGCACGACGCGCATCGCAGGCGTCACGGAGCAACCCGGAGGCACGGGCGTTCCTGCGAAACCTCGCCGCTGCCACCGACGAACAACACCCCGACGGTCAAGGCCGCATCACGTTGTCCGCCGATCACCGTCGTTACGCGAACCTGTCGAAGGACTGCGTGGTGATCGGATCGGTCGACTACCTGGAGATCTGGGATTCAGCGGCATGGCAGGAGTACCAGCAGACC
This region includes:
- the idsA2 gene encoding bifunctional (2E,6E)-farnesyl/geranyl diphosphate synthase; the protein is MHTAAPSAVELAGAVTEQLREVLAERAADGAYMGAAYAELTAALEEFVLRGGKRLRPAFAYWGWRAVADHRDDPLDPAVLRLFSALELLHACALVHDDVIDASATRRGLPTVHRMFTDRHREKGWHGPAEQFGMSAAILLGDLALVWADDIVATADLPAEAQGRVREVWAAIRSEVLVGQYLDIVAEASGADTVESAMTVNIYKTASYTISRPLQLGVAAAADRPDVLAAFHEMGSNLGVAFQLRDDVLGVFGDPAVTGKPSGDDLRSGKRTVLLAEAIELAEKNDLPAAERLRAAIGTELSDAAVKELCQMIESVGALAAVEQRIDELTQRALEILDAAPIDEQAKAGLSELTRLAANRSA
- a CDS encoding LppM family (lipo)protein; its protein translation is MLSLVVLPTAVGCVRVRASLTVSPDDRVSGQIVAAAKARNADDKGPQLLNNLPFANKVAVSEYDRDDYVGSRAVFSDLTFAELPQLANMNRDAAGVDISLRRAGDLVILEGRADLTSLSDPDADVSLSVSFPGEVTSTNGEQVSTDIVEWKLRPGVVSTMNAQARYTDPSARSFTGAAIWLALGSLVVAGIIGALAYANRDQSPRVGEPPQ
- a CDS encoding GNAT family N-acetyltransferase, with protein sequence MATFLIDLSPSDMQRRLGDALAVYVDAMRYPRGTEDQRASMWLEHTRRQGWKAVAAVEGPAHDGPGADAGADALVSAPMLGVAYGYCGAPDQWWQQQVVAGLHRVGADRSRISELMGSYFELTELHIHPRAQGRGLGEALARRLLAGRDESHVLLSTPEINGEANRAWRLYRRLGFSDVIRGYHFAGDPRAFAILGRSLPL
- a CDS encoding DUF3040 domain-containing protein, with the translated sequence MPLSDHEQRMLDQIESALYAEDPKFASSVRGGTLRAPSARRRLQGAALFVVGLALLVSGVAFPATQISGFPILSVLGFIVMFGGVVFAITGPRVAGGRDRAPEAGASRQKRVKGSGSFTSRMEDRFRRRFDE
- the mraZ gene encoding division/cell wall cluster transcriptional repressor MraZ, with the translated sequence MFLGTYTPKLDDKGRLTLPAKFRDALAGGLMVTKSQDHSLAVYPRAEFEKLARRASQASRSNPEARAFLRNLAAATDEQHPDGQGRITLSADHRRYANLSKDCVVIGSVDYLEIWDSAAWQEYQQTHEENFSAATDEALHDII